In a genomic window of Anaerolineae bacterium:
- a CDS encoding PASTA domain-containing protein, which translates to MTKVRSELDRFRVVRYDPILPEGWNALRAAILGLYDDMAALAARMPHSLFVTVRDAVTGDFVPPTWIEVVSATPVDHPEAPLPPGIRLGDHYLIANPEPGRYTVTVEPRLATGYLMATAEATVVAGEPASVDVLLARAADRRTIPHLFGASFASARDQLAELGLTIGKVMDAHGHMLDSADWPRFDDQLVISTEPGVDVIVPVGQAVDLLLAAIPFPRFPQVTGLPLEEAQTAIAGFAQSYGLAIEQVEVVEEERPEGTGAVIAQVPIAEAEIFSHSLSVRLVVAIPERVEAPNLIGLSRDEAAAQLETVGLTLAPEVEERETQTLTDHHRVAEQSPEAGERVAKGTAVRVVIWRFPHVPVPGLIGLTRDEAEATLDAAGLTLDSFIDEQPTDQPANDGRVAAQEPTPGVLVPQGSAVHITVWRFPRTAVPNLIGLTQEEATAALTDAKLTLDPAVGEQPTNVMADDGRVAAQEPAAGTIVLQGSTVHITMWRAVLITVPNVVGNTEAAAREILASARLDVRTTSRPVTDPAQTGTVLDQSPAAGAQVPQGTAVNIVIAALAPFPELRCAPLPKVKARVRRFVEAFAIHWDEVIGVDAWPSERERDTVIGQSPAQGTLIGPELSSVSVTVRRPPFPDLRCLHLQEHRVVELVKRWADQNGVNLKDIRIRTAHSDRVSGIVLAQKPVPLSAEYELAGTIVDLVVAKRRTQPLKGLPELFCLSCDEALRILLAFAQESHMEFDVRFEDAPSERPERTVLSQSPAPGTIVQSGFTITLTLARRPLPDVICLRVDEARERITRAMEGRTLDWQEIPQLADLPEGTVVTQKPLPGAPIPELESRITVTVGVSRGPRGPGRPAHPLTLESVQGIGRARSQKLRVAGIDDVQALAQANPAELARVLNVTETLARTLVERAQALLASHR; encoded by the coding sequence ATGACCAAGGTCCGTTCGGAACTCGATCGCTTCCGTGTCGTCCGCTATGATCCCATCCTGCCCGAGGGATGGAACGCGCTGAGGGCGGCGATCTTAGGGCTATACGATGACATGGCCGCCCTGGCCGCCCGCATGCCTCATAGCCTGTTTGTGACCGTACGCGATGCGGTGACGGGTGATTTCGTGCCGCCCACTTGGATCGAGGTCGTCTCGGCTACACCCGTAGACCATCCCGAAGCACCCCTGCCACCCGGCATACGTCTGGGCGACCACTACCTGATCGCCAACCCAGAGCCGGGCCGGTACACGGTGACCGTAGAGCCGCGCCTCGCTACCGGCTATCTGATGGCCACGGCAGAGGCTACTGTGGTCGCAGGGGAGCCGGCCAGCGTGGACGTCCTCTTGGCGCGCGCCGCCGATCGCCGCACGATCCCGCACCTCTTCGGGGCCTCGTTCGCCTCGGCTCGCGATCAATTGGCCGAGCTGGGGTTGACTATCGGCAAGGTCATGGATGCCCACGGCCATATGCTCGACTCTGCCGATTGGCCGCGCTTCGACGATCAGCTCGTGATCTCCACCGAGCCAGGTGTAGACGTGATCGTGCCCGTGGGCCAGGCCGTGGACCTCCTGCTGGCTGCCATCCCATTTCCGCGCTTCCCACAGGTGACCGGTCTCCCACTAGAGGAGGCGCAGACGGCCATCGCTGGCTTCGCCCAGAGCTATGGCCTCGCCATCGAGCAAGTAGAGGTAGTGGAAGAGGAACGGCCTGAGGGGACGGGCGCGGTGATCGCGCAAGTCCCCATCGCCGAGGCCGAGATCTTCTCCCACTCTCTGAGTGTGCGCCTGGTGGTCGCTATTCCAGAGCGGGTCGAGGCCCCTAACCTGATCGGCCTTTCCCGCGACGAGGCAGCCGCCCAATTAGAGACTGTCGGGCTCACCTTAGCGCCTGAGGTCGAGGAACGGGAGACACAAACCCTGACGGACCACCATCGAGTGGCCGAGCAATCGCCTGAAGCTGGCGAACGTGTGGCCAAGGGCACGGCTGTGCGGGTGGTGATCTGGCGCTTCCCCCATGTGCCCGTACCGGGCTTGATCGGCCTGACGCGAGACGAGGCGGAGGCTACGCTGGACGCAGCCGGCCTGACGCTAGATTCCTTCATAGATGAGCAGCCTACCGATCAACCAGCGAACGACGGCCGCGTTGCCGCCCAGGAGCCAACTCCAGGCGTTCTTGTGCCTCAAGGCAGTGCCGTGCACATCACGGTGTGGCGGTTCCCGCGCACGGCTGTGCCAAACCTGATCGGCCTGACGCAGGAGGAGGCGACAGCAGCCTTGACGGATGCCAAGCTCACGCTTGACCCGGCGGTTGGCGAACAGCCGACGAACGTGATGGCCGATGACGGCCGCGTCGCCGCCCAGGAGCCGGCCGCGGGCACTATCGTCCTCCAGGGCAGCACGGTGCACATCACCATGTGGCGGGCCGTCCTGATCACCGTCCCCAACGTAGTGGGCAACACTGAAGCCGCCGCGCGTGAGATCCTCGCCTCGGCCCGCCTGGATGTACGCACGACCTCTCGCCCAGTGACCGACCCGGCTCAGACCGGCACCGTGCTGGATCAAAGCCCGGCTGCTGGCGCTCAGGTGCCTCAAGGGACGGCGGTAAACATCGTTATCGCTGCCCTGGCTCCCTTCCCAGAGCTGCGCTGCGCGCCCCTCCCAAAGGTAAAAGCGCGCGTTCGCAGGTTTGTGGAGGCATTCGCCATCCATTGGGATGAGGTGATCGGCGTCGACGCCTGGCCCAGCGAGCGAGAACGGGACACCGTGATCGGCCAAAGCCCGGCCCAGGGCACGCTGATCGGCCCTGAGCTTTCTAGCGTAAGCGTTACCGTACGCCGTCCACCATTCCCAGACCTACGCTGCCTACACCTGCAGGAACACCGCGTGGTGGAGCTCGTCAAGCGGTGGGCTGACCAGAATGGCGTCAACCTGAAGGACATCCGCATCCGCACCGCGCACAGCGATCGCGTCTCGGGGATCGTGTTAGCCCAGAAGCCGGTGCCGCTTTCGGCCGAATATGAGCTTGCGGGGACGATCGTAGACCTGGTCGTGGCGAAGAGGCGGACACAGCCTTTGAAAGGGTTGCCCGAACTGTTCTGTCTCAGCTGCGACGAGGCCCTCAGAATCTTGTTGGCCTTCGCCCAGGAGTCCCATATGGAGTTCGATGTCCGGTTCGAGGACGCGCCCAGCGAACGGCCAGAAAGGACGGTGTTGAGCCAGTCGCCAGCGCCTGGCACCATCGTCCAGAGCGGCTTCACCATTACGCTCACGTTAGCACGACGCCCTTTACCCGACGTGATCTGTCTCCGCGTAGACGAGGCGCGTGAGCGAATCACCCGGGCTATGGAAGGACGGACATTGGATTGGCAGGAGATCCCACAGCTTGCTGATCTTCCGGAGGGGACGGTCGTGACGCAGAAGCCACTGCCGGGCGCGCCCATTCCCGAGCTAGAGAGCCGAATCACAGTGACAGTCGGCGTCTCCCGTGGCCCGCGTGGGCCTGGGCGGCCCGCTCATCCGCTCACTTTGGAGTCGGTGCAGGGGATCGGCCGGGCGCGCTCGCAGAAGCTGCGGGTCGCCGGCATTGATGACGTGCAGGCTCTAGCCCAAGCCAACCCGGCCGAGCTCGCCAGGGTTTTGAACGTGACTGAAACGCTGGCGCGTACGTTGGTCGAGCGAGCGCAAGCACTGCTGGCCTCGCATCGCTGA